The following coding sequences lie in one Vibrio spartinae genomic window:
- a CDS encoding S-type pyocin domain-containing protein: MNDQITQIYNLMSHEFAQVEGDFTSLRESDVKSVIPAGMRFADFLGQLRSGHQVLLTDVPSVPLLIRDKDEWGNSYWRVNPEVEPQLDGLAYKAYTARVALVNHGIGSSYSGSVNASVYTEPYVEREPVKLTLAARLNKQRQERLRALDTIPLPSSAWQNAFNQPPVKPSRFAKSALVPRGSCDIGTQRESLSALGDYAAYTIAVGQGISAASEDAFLTRIGGAALAELPGLTMKIIGRAGMLAAFVPNQLADSTLYSAADIRGKDRVETNIRLGFNTAGRIYGYHVNGAMIPKREVKRVGEQFVVALEPDVTIEWVPISGDFGGKPILVNPIPEMEKFDIWIHPQAEQGQAFDNTYITPIADADSQDYILTFPAETGLPPLYVVYKESARNESGVVTGNGEDVTGLWLEAAGKELGVPVPSQIADQLRGREFSSFDGFRKAFWKAVSQDEVLSSQFNEGNQELIQNGFAPFPRFKEQVGGREKYEIHHVEEIQYGGSVYDVDNMTITTPKNHIRIHSNKG, translated from the coding sequence ATGAACGATCAAATCACTCAAATCTACAACCTAATGAGCCATGAATTTGCTCAAGTTGAAGGAGACTTCACTTCTCTACGAGAGTCAGATGTGAAATCCGTTATCCCTGCCGGAATGCGCTTTGCCGATTTTCTTGGACAGCTTCGTAGCGGCCATCAGGTATTACTGACGGATGTACCGTCGGTTCCGTTACTCATTCGGGATAAAGATGAATGGGGCAATTCATACTGGCGGGTCAATCCCGAGGTTGAGCCTCAGCTCGACGGGCTGGCCTACAAGGCTTATACCGCCAGAGTGGCGTTGGTCAATCATGGTATTGGTTCATCTTACTCTGGCAGCGTCAACGCTTCTGTTTATACCGAGCCTTATGTCGAACGCGAACCCGTGAAACTCACTTTAGCAGCGCGTCTGAATAAGCAACGTCAGGAGCGGTTACGGGCGTTGGATACAATCCCACTGCCTTCATCCGCATGGCAAAACGCATTTAATCAGCCACCCGTCAAACCCTCTCGTTTCGCCAAATCCGCTCTGGTGCCGAGAGGCTCGTGTGATATCGGTACACAACGAGAGTCACTTTCTGCGCTGGGGGATTATGCGGCTTATACAATTGCCGTCGGGCAGGGGATCAGTGCTGCTTCTGAAGACGCTTTTTTAACGCGCATTGGCGGTGCAGCGCTGGCAGAATTGCCGGGGCTGACGATGAAAATCATCGGGCGAGCCGGAATGTTGGCCGCATTTGTGCCGAACCAATTAGCGGACAGTACGCTCTACAGTGCAGCCGATATTCGCGGTAAAGACAGGGTTGAAACCAATATCCGCTTGGGTTTCAATACGGCAGGCCGGATTTACGGCTATCACGTCAATGGCGCGATGATTCCCAAGCGTGAAGTCAAACGGGTCGGTGAGCAGTTTGTCGTTGCGTTAGAGCCGGATGTCACCATTGAATGGGTGCCGATTAGCGGTGATTTTGGCGGCAAACCGATTCTGGTTAACCCCATCCCGGAGATGGAAAAGTTCGATATCTGGATCCATCCGCAAGCGGAGCAAGGCCAAGCATTTGATAACACTTATATCACGCCGATCGCGGATGCGGATTCACAAGACTATATTCTGACCTTTCCGGCAGAAACCGGATTACCACCGTTGTATGTGGTTTACAAAGAAAGCGCTCGTAACGAGTCAGGTGTTGTGACCGGCAACGGTGAAGATGTCACTGGCCTGTGGTTGGAAGCCGCCGGGAAAGAGTTAGGTGTACCGGTGCCGTCACAAATTGCGGATCAGCTCAGAGGCCGTGAGTTCAGTAGTTTTGACGGGTTTCGGAAAGCGTTTTGGAAAGCTGTAAGTCAGGATGAAGTTCTTTCATCACAGTTTAATGAAGGAAATCAAGAACTGATTCAAAACGGTTTTGCTCCGTTTCCTCGTTTTAAAGAGCAAGTCGGTGGTAGAGAGAAATACGAAATTCACCACGTTGAAGAGATTCAGTATGGTGGCTCGGTGTATGATGTTGATAATATGACAATTACGACACCAAAAAATCATATTCGAATCCATTCAAACAAGGGATAA
- a CDS encoding sialate O-acetylesterase, with product MKYIKNIYSLIALTVLMSMSAMAAPDPNFHIYLMVGQSNMEGASPVEPQDRITNPRVMVLQDESCGGLGYYGQWRVASPPLVRCSGALGPGDNFGKIMANNSDSKVTIGLVGAAHGGQKIEYFLKNCRDFNACKPTFGSTPNNLYGGYQWLLDLARKAQQRGVIKGIIFHQGESNTGDPAWPGRVKQLVTDIRNDLGIGNVPFIAGELPYPACCSSHNRLIAQLPSLITNAHVVSAAGLNIHDQYHFDSAGAREMGKRYATKMLQLVDTGADDGAGSNTIVVRLSGVVGDESVNLQVGGTTVKNWTAKNYMADYTVNTNATGEIRVGFTNDGGNRDVQVDYIVVNGAVRQAEDQYDNTGVWGNGTCGGGSFSEWLHCNGSIGFGGL from the coding sequence ATGAAATATATAAAAAATATATATAGCTTAATTGCACTGACTGTTTTGATGTCGATGTCGGCTATGGCAGCGCCTGATCCCAACTTTCATATTTACTTGATGGTCGGGCAATCAAATATGGAAGGTGCATCACCTGTTGAACCGCAAGACCGTATCACGAATCCCAGAGTCATGGTATTACAAGACGAGTCATGTGGGGGCCTCGGATATTACGGTCAATGGCGTGTCGCATCACCACCTCTCGTCCGTTGTTCTGGCGCTTTAGGGCCTGGCGATAATTTTGGCAAAATCATGGCGAACAATTCTGACAGCAAGGTCACGATTGGTTTAGTCGGTGCTGCACATGGCGGTCAAAAAATCGAATATTTTCTGAAAAATTGTCGTGATTTTAACGCATGTAAACCTACCTTTGGTTCGACACCTAACAACCTTTATGGTGGTTATCAATGGCTACTCGATCTGGCACGTAAAGCGCAGCAGAGAGGGGTAATCAAAGGTATTATTTTTCACCAAGGTGAAAGTAATACGGGTGATCCGGCTTGGCCTGGACGTGTTAAGCAATTAGTGACCGATATCCGTAACGATTTGGGGATTGGTAATGTTCCTTTCATTGCGGGTGAACTGCCTTATCCGGCATGTTGCTCTAGCCATAATCGTTTAATCGCGCAATTGCCGTCACTGATTACCAACGCGCATGTTGTCAGTGCAGCGGGTTTGAATATTCACGATCAATATCATTTTGATTCAGCAGGCGCGCGTGAAATGGGTAAGCGCTATGCAACCAAAATGTTGCAGTTAGTGGACACTGGTGCTGATGATGGTGCAGGAAGTAACACTATCGTTGTTCGCTTAAGTGGCGTTGTTGGTGATGAAAGCGTTAACCTGCAAGTCGGCGGGACCACAGTCAAAAACTGGACCGCGAAAAATTATATGGCTGACTACACTGTAAATACAAATGCGACGGGCGAAATTCGTGTTGGCTTTACCAATGATGGCGGCAATCGCGACGTTCAAGTTGATTACATTGTCGTCAATGGTGCTGTTCGCCAAGCTGAAGATCAATACGATAACACAGGCGTATGGGGCAATGGTACTTGTGGTGGTGGTTCATTTTCAGAGTGGCTTCACTGCAATGGCTCTATAGGATTTGGTGGATTATAA
- a CDS encoding HEPN domain-containing protein, with the protein MKTSLDHLPEFKQQELATISTILRDTLDDYLEGKTGSKSEFRILKIILFGSHAKGNWVSDPINGYISDYDILVIVNKADLVEDYAVWQRAEEQIDRKVKSAPLGLIVHDLQEVNERLQQGHYFFKDIREEGIELFAATPKPLIEPGDLTEAEKREIARKHYEKWLKSASQFFIIYQETAAKNWITEAAFLLHQSTERFLACVLLTCTNLPKSHNIEKLSKLCAQIEPEFKMIFPLDNKFHRRSFRRLQRAYIEARYSEHYEITVEELAYLEGRVLQLKALVERVCLARI; encoded by the coding sequence ATGAAAACATCTCTCGATCACCTGCCTGAATTTAAACAGCAAGAGCTTGCGACGATCTCGACCATTCTGCGCGATACGCTGGACGACTATCTCGAAGGTAAAACGGGGAGTAAAAGCGAGTTTCGTATCCTGAAAATCATTCTGTTCGGCAGCCACGCCAAAGGCAATTGGGTCAGTGATCCGATCAATGGTTACATCAGCGATTACGATATTCTGGTGATCGTCAACAAAGCCGATTTGGTGGAGGATTATGCGGTCTGGCAACGGGCGGAAGAGCAAATTGATCGCAAAGTAAAATCCGCGCCGCTTGGTTTGATTGTCCATGATTTGCAGGAAGTGAATGAACGGTTGCAACAAGGTCACTATTTTTTTAAGGATATTCGTGAAGAAGGGATTGAACTGTTTGCCGCAACACCGAAGCCGCTGATTGAGCCGGGGGATTTAACCGAGGCCGAAAAACGGGAGATTGCTCGCAAGCATTATGAGAAATGGCTTAAAAGTGCATCTCAGTTTTTTATTATTTATCAAGAAACGGCAGCTAAAAATTGGATTACGGAAGCCGCTTTTCTCCTGCATCAATCGACAGAACGCTTTTTGGCCTGTGTATTACTCACATGTACCAACTTACCCAAGTCCCACAATATCGAAAAACTGAGTAAATTGTGTGCGCAAATCGAGCCAGAGTTTAAGATGATTTTCCCTCTCGACAATAAATTCCACCGTCGCAGCTTCCGACGCCTGCAACGGGCCTATATCGAAGCCCGTTATTCGGAGCATTATGAAATCACCGTAGAAGAGCTGGCTTATCTCGAAGGGCGAGTGTTGCAGTTAAAAGCGCTGGTTGAACGGGTTTGTTTGGCGCGGATCTAA
- a CDS encoding bacteriocin immunity protein, with amino-acid sequence MGIEEYTETEFLKLVQDIISVKAGNEETHTKMVRMFCKLTEHPDGSDLIYYPDDPADATPERIVEIVKQWRTSQGLPCFKD; translated from the coding sequence ATGGGCATTGAAGAATATACGGAAACTGAATTTCTGAAATTGGTTCAGGATATAATTTCCGTAAAAGCAGGAAATGAAGAAACTCATACAAAAATGGTAAGGATGTTTTGTAAGTTAACAGAGCACCCAGATGGTTCAGACTTAATTTACTATCCAGATGATCCGGCAGATGCAACCCCCGAGCGCATTGTTGAGATTGTCAAACAATGGAGAACCTCGCAAGGATTACCATGCTTTAAGGATTGA
- a CDS encoding HEPN domain-containing protein: protein MKTSLDHLPEFKQQELATISTILRDTLDDYLEGKTGSKSEFRILKIILFGSHAKGNWVSDPINGYISDYDILVIVNKADLVEDYAVWQRAEEQIDRKVKSAPLGLIVHDLQEVNERLQQGHYFFKDIREEGIELFAATPKPLIEPGDLTEAEKREIARKHYEKWLKSASQFFIIYQETAAKNWITEAAFLLHQSTERFLACVLLTCTNYLPKSHNIEKLSKLCAQIEPEFKTIFPLDNKFHRRSFRRLQRAYIEARYSEHYEITVEELVYLEGRVLQLKALVERVCLMRIDSA, encoded by the coding sequence ATGAAAACATCTCTCGATCACCTGCCTGAATTTAAACAGCAAGAGCTTGCGACGATCTCGACCATTCTGCGCGATACGCTGGACGACTATCTCGAAGGTAAAACGGGGAGTAAAAGCGAGTTTCGTATCCTGAAAATCATTCTGTTCGGCAGCCACGCCAAAGGCAATTGGGTCAGTGATCCGATCAATGGTTACATCAGCGATTACGATATTCTGGTGATCGTCAACAAAGCCGATTTGGTGGAGGATTATGCGGTCTGGCAACGGGCGGAAGAGCAAATTGATCGCAAAGTAAAATCCGCGCCGCTTGGTTTGATTGTCCATGATTTGCAGGAAGTGAATGAACGGTTGCAACAAGGTCACTATTTTTTTAAGGATATTCGTGAAGAAGGGATTGAACTGTTTGCCGCAACACCGAAGCCGCTGATTGAGCCGGGGGATTTAACCGAGGCCGAAAAACGGGAGATTGCTCGCAAGCATTATGAGAAATGGCTTAAAAGTGCATCTCAGTTTTTTATTATTTATCAAGAAACGGCAGCTAAAAATTGGATTACGGAAGCCGCTTTTCTGCTGCATCAATCGACAGAACGCTTTTTGGCCTGTGTATTACTCACATGCACCAACTACTTACCCAAATCCCACAACATCGAAAAGCTGAGTAAATTGTGCGCGCAAATCGAGCCAGAGTTTAAGACGATTTTCCCACTCGACAATAAATTCCACCGTCGCAGCTTTCGTCGTCTGCAACGGGCCTATATCGAAGCCCGTTATTCAGAGCATTATGAAATCACCGTAGAAGAGCTGGTTTATCTCGAAGGGCGAGTGTTGCAGTTAAAAGCGCTGGTTGAACGGGTTTGTTTGATGCGGATTGATTCCGCCTAA
- a CDS encoding DUF6036 family nucleotidyltransferase — translation MKPLHKNTPLAKAVFNILSEISNIAEDKYGALPSGTIRAFIFGGCAVHIYTNARGSNDLDVELEASRRLDISELIVELDDADYDDEDGTHRTLTFDDTFNPAIPDLHPDWRDDSILIQSGEAVIHIYLVSAVDIAISKLGRCTSYDVNDIVSLYVAERFSIEAFAKRACEALYYSPTPDRLRYNIAYATQVLKSI, via the coding sequence GTGAAGCCACTACATAAAAATACGCCTCTCGCAAAGGCGGTTTTCAACATTTTAAGTGAAATTTCAAATATTGCGGAAGATAAATATGGTGCGCTCCCAAGTGGTACTATCAGGGCATTTATATTTGGTGGTTGTGCTGTTCATATTTATACGAATGCGAGAGGTAGTAATGATCTTGATGTTGAGCTTGAGGCGAGTCGAAGACTTGATATCAGTGAGTTAATTGTTGAATTAGATGACGCAGATTATGATGACGAAGACGGAACACATAGAACGCTTACCTTTGATGACACATTTAACCCCGCTATCCCAGATCTTCACCCAGATTGGCGGGATGACTCTATTCTCATTCAATCTGGTGAAGCAGTTATTCATATCTATTTAGTGAGCGCAGTCGATATTGCTATATCAAAATTAGGCAGATGCACTTCATATGATGTGAATGATATTGTGTCACTATACGTTGCTGAACGTTTTTCTATTGAAGCCTTTGCAAAGCGCGCTTGCGAGGCTTTATATTACAGCCCCACGCCAGACCGATTGCGTTACAATATCGCTTATGCTACACAAGTATTAAAGAGTATCTAA